From Sporosarcina sp. Marseille-Q4943, the proteins below share one genomic window:
- a CDS encoding AI-2E family transporter translates to MDYEEIKSTDRSKQLNDGTPRIIRFLGGRATMFVLLSILLIGLIILVFSKVAFVFYPIKVFFSTVVLPIILATIAYYLLRPILRFLERIRIPRVWGIFIIFVGLIGLITLLVFLVFPFLKTQFANLIEEFPTYFNQMLINVDSFLRTSIFSTYYKELDINISSLLDNGKGNIGDFITDAVGGIASGITSFISALTGFILAIVTVPFILFYLLKDGEKLPQMIKKMLPPRLRDDAEVILNDADHQISAYIQGQILVAISIGIMVSIGFLIIGMKYALLLGALAMFTSVVPYLGPLIAITPAVIIAIVTSPLMLVKLAAVWTIVQLVDGKFISPQIMGKSLRIHPITIIFVLLTAGSLFGVAGVVLGIPGYALLKVVFTHLFELLKVRYNKYEPNDAMHYEDVKE, encoded by the coding sequence ATGGATTACGAAGAAATAAAATCAACAGACCGAAGCAAACAATTGAATGATGGAACACCACGGATTATCCGTTTCCTTGGAGGACGAGCTACAATGTTCGTACTCCTTTCGATCTTGTTAATCGGCCTGATTATTTTAGTGTTCAGCAAAGTTGCTTTCGTTTTTTATCCGATTAAAGTTTTCTTTTCAACTGTCGTGTTGCCGATAATCCTTGCAACAATCGCCTATTATTTGCTGCGGCCCATACTCCGTTTTTTGGAACGAATACGAATTCCAAGAGTATGGGGGATTTTCATCATTTTCGTCGGCCTCATCGGCTTAATAACGTTATTGGTGTTTCTCGTTTTTCCTTTTCTGAAAACGCAATTTGCTAACCTGATTGAAGAGTTTCCTACTTATTTCAATCAAATGCTCATTAATGTCGACTCATTTTTACGGACGTCAATTTTTTCAACGTATTATAAAGAATTGGATATTAACATTAGCAGTCTTCTCGACAACGGAAAAGGGAACATCGGTGATTTCATAACAGATGCAGTCGGTGGGATCGCTTCCGGCATCACATCATTCATTTCAGCATTGACTGGTTTCATTCTAGCAATCGTCACAGTTCCTTTTATTCTTTTTTATTTATTGAAGGACGGGGAGAAGCTTCCTCAGATGATTAAAAAAATGTTGCCACCACGACTTCGGGATGATGCAGAGGTCATTCTCAACGATGCCGATCATCAGATCAGCGCTTACATCCAAGGTCAAATTCTTGTAGCGATTAGCATCGGAATTATGGTGTCGATTGGTTTCCTCATTATCGGCATGAAATATGCACTGTTATTAGGTGCGCTGGCGATGTTTACAAGTGTCGTACCGTATTTAGGTCCACTCATTGCAATTACACCGGCAGTGATCATTGCCATCGTCACTTCACCATTAATGCTCGTGAAACTGGCCGCGGTCTGGACAATTGTTCAATTGGTCGATGGGAAATTCATATCTCCGCAAATTATGGGGAAGTCATTGAGAATCCATCCGATTACTATCATTTTCGTTTTGTTGACAGCAGGTTCTCTATTCGGAGTTGCGGGAGTTGTCCTTGGGATCCCCGGTTACGCTTTATTGAAAGTGGTGTTCACGCATTTGTTCGAGTTGCTGAAAGTAAGATATAATAAATACGAGCCGAATGATGCGATGCATTACGAAGATGTAAAAGAATAA
- a CDS encoding helix-turn-helix transcriptional regulator — protein MANHQAASYTTEEIADLLKVSKLTVYDLIKKGDLRAYRVGRQMRIDADDLEAYKDKSKSGGLIEKQEKVISETAEKPFQRTESTPPPRPYQPASQRKLIISGQDITLDLLANAIERCGTGYRPLRSYTGSLNSLLAMYEGEADIVSTHLFDGETGTYNIPYIKRILTGREFIVINLLSRSAGLFVQKNNPKNIRTWKDFSKPSIRMVNREIGSGARVLLDEKLRLEGIIPRNVEGYHTEEMSHIAVASNVASGFADVGVGIEKAAALVGVDFIPLVQEQYDLVMYKTPENEIVRHSILSILRSPEFQNEIGALGGYDLSLTGTIIYETE, from the coding sequence ATGGCTAATCATCAAGCAGCATCATATACGACCGAGGAAATTGCGGATCTTTTGAAAGTCTCCAAACTGACCGTTTATGATTTAATAAAAAAAGGAGATCTTCGCGCGTACCGTGTCGGTAGGCAAATGAGAATCGATGCAGATGACCTTGAAGCTTATAAGGACAAATCCAAAAGCGGCGGGTTGATTGAAAAACAAGAAAAAGTGATTTCCGAAACAGCGGAAAAACCGTTTCAAAGGACTGAATCCACTCCCCCTCCCAGACCGTACCAGCCGGCTTCACAAAGGAAACTGATCATTAGCGGGCAGGACATCACCCTGGATCTGCTTGCAAATGCAATTGAAAGATGCGGGACTGGATACCGTCCGCTCCGTTCCTACACCGGTAGTCTCAACAGCTTGCTCGCAATGTACGAAGGAGAAGCCGACATCGTCAGCACCCATCTGTTCGATGGGGAGACGGGCACGTATAATATTCCATATATCAAAAGAATACTTACCGGCCGTGAATTCATCGTCATCAATTTACTGTCAAGGTCGGCGGGCCTATTCGTACAAAAGAACAATCCGAAAAATATCCGGACGTGGAAAGATTTCAGCAAGCCGTCTATCAGAATGGTCAATCGGGAAATTGGTTCAGGAGCGAGAGTGCTGCTCGACGAGAAATTGCGGTTGGAAGGCATAATCCCCCGCAACGTCGAAGGTTACCATACGGAGGAAATGAGCCATATCGCCGTCGCAAGCAATGTGGCATCCGGATTTGCGGATGTCGGTGTCGGAATTGAAAAGGCTGCGGCATTAGTAGGAGTGGATTTCATCCCCCTCGTCCAAGAGCAATATGACCTCGTCATGTACAAGACTCCTGAGAATGAAATTGTACGTCACTCTATCTTATCCATCCTTCGCTCGCCGGAATTCCAAAATGAAATCGGCGCATTAGGAGGATATGATCTTTCATTGACGGGAACAATCATATATGAAACGGAATAG
- the modA gene encoding molybdate ABC transporter substrate-binding protein codes for MKLLVKWLLLLVIAATPFGCASTGGKGDTQMELGISAAASLTDALTELKHVYENENDEVSITLNFGSSRKLATQIEQGAPADIYLSASTDDMMRLKEKELIIDSTVVNITENSLVLIANKLVENPASSFKQLSSDGIDQISIGEPDSVPAGKYTKEVLEHLQLWAPLKNKLVMGSDVRQVLTHVEMGNADYGVVYASDARTSDKVTVVAEADPFWHSRIIYPGAVVKGSNHPAASEAFLDFVAGKEGKEILQKHGFK; via the coding sequence ATGAAATTGCTCGTTAAATGGTTGCTCCTTCTCGTTATAGCGGCAACTCCTTTTGGCTGCGCATCTACAGGTGGGAAGGGGGATACACAGATGGAATTGGGAATATCAGCCGCCGCAAGTTTGACGGATGCTTTAACTGAATTGAAACATGTGTACGAAAACGAAAATGATGAAGTTTCCATCACTTTGAATTTCGGGAGCTCCCGGAAACTTGCGACTCAAATTGAACAAGGCGCCCCCGCCGATATTTATCTTTCAGCAAGCACCGATGATATGATGAGGCTGAAGGAAAAGGAGCTTATCATTGATTCGACGGTCGTGAACATTACAGAAAACTCCCTTGTGTTAATTGCTAATAAGCTAGTAGAGAATCCAGCTTCATCTTTCAAACAGCTTAGTTCAGATGGAATTGATCAAATTTCAATTGGGGAGCCGGATTCTGTTCCAGCAGGGAAATATACAAAGGAGGTTTTGGAGCATCTCCAATTGTGGGCGCCCCTGAAAAATAAACTCGTCATGGGGTCGGACGTGAGGCAAGTGTTGACGCATGTCGAAATGGGGAATGCAGATTATGGGGTCGTATATGCGAGTGATGCGAGGACGTCTGATAAAGTGACTGTTGTTGCGGAAGCCGATCCCTTTTGGCATTCGAGGATCATCTATCCGGGAGCGGTCGTGAAAGGTTCCAATCACCCGGCTGCGTCAGAGGCATTCCTAGATTTCGTGGCGGGTAAAGAGGGAAAAGAAATTTTACAAAAGCATGGCTTCAAATGA
- the modB gene encoding molybdate ABC transporter permease subunit — MDYSPLVLSLKVAAISTTVVFISGVFFARVFSRKQFLGKTVIESFFMLPLVLPPTVVGFALLLLFGKHGWIGKWLMEWFGVQVVFTWLGAVIASIVVSFPLMYQSAAAAFDSLDDRLENAARTLGASEWRVFWTIAFPLAWPGLLAGLVLSFARGLGEFGATLMLAGYIPGKTDTIPMAIYFAVESGQMEKATFWVVIIVALGFSTIMWLNWWSRRNMRRYTNQNRSR; from the coding sequence ATGGATTATTCACCATTAGTTCTTTCTTTAAAAGTGGCGGCCATTTCCACAACGGTCGTGTTCATTTCCGGTGTCTTTTTCGCACGCGTTTTTTCAAGAAAGCAATTTTTGGGTAAAACGGTGATCGAATCCTTCTTCATGCTGCCTCTCGTCTTGCCTCCTACTGTAGTCGGTTTCGCCTTATTGCTACTGTTTGGCAAGCATGGCTGGATCGGGAAGTGGCTGATGGAATGGTTTGGTGTCCAGGTTGTCTTCACTTGGCTTGGCGCCGTTATCGCTTCCATCGTCGTCTCCTTCCCTTTGATGTACCAAAGTGCAGCAGCCGCATTTGACAGTCTCGACGACCGGCTTGAAAACGCCGCCAGAACGTTAGGGGCATCCGAATGGCGCGTGTTCTGGACAATCGCTTTCCCGCTTGCCTGGCCAGGCCTCCTTGCCGGCCTCGTCCTTTCATTTGCGAGGGGGCTCGGCGAATTTGGTGCCACCCTCATGCTTGCGGGCTATATACCCGGTAAGACCGATACAATTCCGATGGCGATCTATTTCGCTGTCGAATCAGGGCAGATGGAGAAAGCGACGTTTTGGGTAGTTATCATCGTCGCATTAGGCTTCAGCACAATCATGTGGCTCAATTGGTGGAGCCGCCGAAACATGAGAAGGTATACGAATCAAAATCGAAGCAGGTGA
- a CDS encoding ABC transporter ATP-binding protein: protein MLEVNIKKQLSHYDLDVEFNMKDEILVLFGPSGSGKTTILHTIAGLTKPDEGSIKLGGKTFFQGNGSSLSVQERNIGLLFQDYALFPHMTVGKNIRYGMKRKDEFRSFVVEQLLHVLGIQQLLLKYPHQISGGEKQRVALARALASEPSILLLDEPLSALDRETRIDCQNELIRLHELWKIPFIIVTHDMEEAEKLWDRILFLEHGKIIEERGATNPSI from the coding sequence ATGCTGGAAGTGAATATTAAAAAACAATTATCCCATTATGACTTGGATGTCGAATTTAACATGAAAGATGAAATACTCGTCTTGTTTGGTCCATCCGGATCCGGGAAAACAACGATCTTACATACGATTGCAGGATTGACGAAGCCTGATGAAGGATCGATCAAATTGGGTGGTAAGACCTTTTTCCAAGGCAATGGCAGCTCCCTATCCGTACAGGAGCGAAATATAGGGTTGCTGTTCCAAGACTATGCCTTGTTCCCGCATATGACAGTAGGCAAAAACATAAGGTATGGCATGAAAAGGAAGGATGAATTCCGATCCTTTGTTGTCGAACAGCTGTTGCATGTCCTAGGCATCCAACAGCTTTTATTAAAATATCCCCATCAAATATCCGGCGGCGAAAAACAAAGGGTGGCTCTTGCGCGAGCATTGGCGTCGGAGCCATCCATCCTGTTGCTGGATGAGCCTCTTTCTGCTTTAGATAGAGAAACGCGCATCGATTGTCAAAATGAATTGATTCGGCTGCATGAATTGTGGAAGATTCCGTTCATCATTGTGACGCATGATATGGAAGAAGCCGAAAAATTATGGGACCGGATATTATTTCTCGAGCATGGAAAGATCATCGAGGAAAGGGGAGCAACGAATCCTTCTATTTAA
- a CDS encoding TIGR02206 family membrane protein translates to MPDHQFVMFSFVHLSVLLMVAIIIVLLYWQRKRLQVNSSKLKWVERIFALSLLAMDILYHIWLIVTDRWALDDSLPLELCSISLFVSIVLLLTGNRHLTDFVIFAGIGGALQALGTPVLDMDFPHFRFFHFFYTHVGIILTGFYFVWVKGYKPTFKGVLKTMVVINALLPIILAVNWLVEGNYMFLRMKPYNGSLLDFLGPYPWYILSLEAVAFIIFTVIWLLLRKKGKESGS, encoded by the coding sequence GTGCCGGATCATCAGTTCGTAATGTTCTCTTTTGTGCATTTATCGGTTCTATTAATGGTTGCTATTATCATCGTGCTCCTCTATTGGCAACGGAAGAGGCTGCAAGTCAATTCTTCCAAACTGAAATGGGTCGAGCGGATTTTCGCACTATCTTTATTAGCAATGGATATCCTCTATCACATATGGCTCATCGTGACGGATCGATGGGCATTGGATGACTCACTGCCCCTTGAATTATGCAGCATCTCCCTATTCGTCTCGATTGTGCTGCTGTTGACGGGGAATCGCCATTTAACCGATTTTGTCATTTTTGCAGGCATCGGTGGCGCTTTACAAGCATTAGGAACACCTGTTCTCGACATGGATTTTCCGCATTTTCGCTTTTTCCATTTCTTCTACACGCATGTGGGAATCATTTTGACGGGGTTTTATTTTGTCTGGGTGAAAGGCTATAAACCTACGTTTAAAGGCGTATTGAAAACAATGGTGGTCATCAATGCACTTTTGCCGATCATTTTAGCAGTGAACTGGCTCGTTGAAGGGAATTATATGTTCCTGCGAATGAAACCTTATAATGGCAGCCTGCTAGATTTCCTCGGTCCTTACCCTTGGTATATTCTATCTTTAGAAGCGGTCGCATTTATCATATTTACGGTCATTTGGCTTTTATTACGGAAAAAGGGAAAAGAGTCAGGGAGTTAA
- the ribE gene encoding 6,7-dimethyl-8-ribityllumazine synthase: protein MSMTYEGHLIGTGLKIGIVVSRFNEFISGKLLSGAEDALRRHGVDANDIEIAWVPGAFEIPLIAKRMAASKKYDAVITLGTVIRGATPHFDYVCNEVAKGVAALNMTEEVPVIFGVLTTDSIEQAVERAGTKAGNKGWDVGVSAIEMANLLKQL, encoded by the coding sequence ATGAGTATGACATATGAAGGACATTTAATCGGTACAGGACTTAAAATCGGCATCGTCGTATCCCGCTTCAACGAATTTATTTCAGGCAAGCTTCTCAGTGGAGCTGAAGACGCATTGCGCCGCCACGGAGTTGATGCGAACGATATTGAAATCGCTTGGGTTCCTGGCGCTTTTGAAATTCCTCTCATTGCAAAACGGATGGCGGCTTCAAAGAAATATGATGCGGTTATTACATTAGGCACCGTCATTAGAGGGGCTACTCCCCACTTTGATTACGTATGCAACGAAGTGGCTAAAGGGGTTGCCGCACTAAATATGACAGAAGAAGTGCCAGTCATCTTTGGCGTATTGACGACCGATTCGATAGAACAAGCGGTTGAGCGCGCCGGGACGAAGGCTGGAAATAAAGGGTGGGACGTAGGAGTTTCCGCTATCGAGATGGCAAATCTCCTGAAACAATTGTAA
- a CDS encoding bifunctional 3,4-dihydroxy-2-butanone-4-phosphate synthase/GTP cyclohydrolase II — protein sequence MFVTVEKAIEELKKGKAIIVVDDESRENEGDFVALADYATPAMINFMATEGRGLICVPIEQQLADDLHLSPMTNTNTDVHGTAFTVSIDHSSCHTGISAFERSETIFKMIDKDSKPSDFRRPGHIFPLVAKAGGVLVRPGHTEAAVDLARLSDATSAGVICEIMNDDGTMARGEELVEIAKRHDLVILTIEELIAYRKRNERLVERVVDIHMPTKYGDFTAITYVEKLTGREHIAFVRGQVGDFTPGEAPLVRIHSECLTGDVFGSCRCDCGPQLHAALTQIEEAGMGVLIYMRQEGRGIGLVNKMKAYKLQEQGYDTVEANARLGFGDDLREYFVSAQILSDLGYNNIQLLTNNPRKIEGLSDHGIVVENRIPIELPVEESNRFYMETKKAKLGHLLHI from the coding sequence ATGTTCGTTACGGTAGAAAAAGCGATCGAGGAATTGAAAAAAGGTAAAGCGATTATCGTCGTGGACGATGAAAGTCGTGAAAATGAAGGTGATTTTGTCGCGCTCGCTGACTATGCGACTCCAGCTATGATCAATTTCATGGCGACGGAAGGACGTGGACTCATTTGTGTTCCAATTGAACAACAGCTGGCAGACGATCTTCATTTATCTCCAATGACAAACACGAATACTGATGTCCATGGGACTGCATTCACAGTTAGTATTGATCATTCGTCCTGCCATACAGGGATTTCCGCATTTGAACGCTCGGAAACGATCTTCAAAATGATAGATAAAGACTCGAAGCCTTCAGACTTCAGAAGGCCGGGCCACATTTTCCCGTTAGTCGCAAAAGCTGGTGGTGTATTGGTGCGTCCAGGACATACGGAAGCTGCGGTCGACCTAGCCCGTCTATCCGATGCTACTTCAGCGGGCGTCATTTGTGAGATAATGAATGACGACGGAACGATGGCCCGAGGAGAAGAGTTAGTGGAGATCGCAAAGCGGCACGATCTGGTTATCCTAACGATAGAAGAATTGATTGCGTACCGGAAAAGAAATGAGAGGCTTGTTGAAAGGGTCGTCGATATCCATATGCCGACAAAGTATGGCGACTTCACCGCAATCACTTATGTAGAAAAATTGACCGGCCGCGAACATATCGCTTTTGTGAGAGGTCAAGTGGGCGACTTCACGCCCGGCGAGGCCCCTCTTGTCAGAATCCATTCGGAATGCCTGACGGGTGACGTATTCGGTTCTTGTCGATGCGATTGCGGTCCACAGCTGCATGCTGCACTTACACAAATTGAGGAAGCCGGGATGGGAGTTCTTATTTATATGCGTCAGGAAGGCCGTGGAATCGGCCTCGTCAATAAAATGAAAGCATATAAGCTTCAAGAGCAAGGCTATGATACAGTCGAGGCAAATGCCCGATTAGGTTTCGGTGACGATTTACGGGAGTATTTCGTCAGCGCACAAATCCTTTCTGATCTTGGGTACAACAATATTCAATTGTTGACGAACAATCCACGAAAAATTGAAGGTCTTTCAGATCACGGAATAGTGGTCGAAAATCGTATCCCGATCGAACTGCCTGTAGAAGAAAGCAACCGATTCTATATGGAGACGAAAAAGGCGAAATTAGGGCATTTACTGCATATCTGA
- the ribE gene encoding riboflavin synthase: MFTGIVEEIGTVHAIKKGSSSMQLIIRCSHVLSDVKKGDSISVNGVCLTVSDFSKTEFAADVMPESFIATALSTLKSGSRVNLERAMAANGRFGGHFVTGHVDCVGEIIAMRPIENAIYIDIQMDSAFQTYLVPKGSITVDGTSLTVFSIFEQGFTISLIPVTQADSILGHKRVGDYVNVECDILAKYIERIVLRKEAEPPGGLTMEALANSGFLD, from the coding sequence TTGTTTACAGGAATTGTTGAAGAAATAGGAACAGTACATGCGATAAAAAAAGGCTCATCCTCCATGCAACTGATCATCCGATGCAGTCATGTGCTATCCGACGTGAAAAAGGGAGATAGTATTTCCGTCAATGGAGTATGTCTTACTGTATCGGATTTTTCAAAAACCGAATTCGCAGCAGATGTCATGCCCGAGTCGTTCATAGCGACGGCACTTTCCACATTGAAATCCGGAAGCCGTGTGAACTTGGAGCGTGCTATGGCAGCGAACGGCCGTTTTGGCGGCCATTTTGTAACTGGTCATGTCGATTGCGTCGGTGAAATTATCGCGATGCGTCCGATTGAAAATGCAATATATATCGATATTCAAATGGATTCCGCATTTCAAACATATCTTGTCCCTAAAGGTTCGATAACGGTTGACGGAACTTCATTGACTGTTTTCAGCATATTTGAACAAGGGTTTACGATATCCCTCATTCCCGTCACTCAAGCTGATTCTATTCTCGGTCATAAGCGTGTCGGAGACTATGTCAATGTGGAATGCGATATTCTTGCGAAATATATAGAGCGGATTGTCTTAAGAAAAGAAGCTGAACCGCCAGGCGGGCTGACAATGGAAGCACTAGCCAATAGCGGATTTTTGGATTGA
- the fni gene encoding type 2 isopentenyl-diphosphate Delta-isomerase has protein sequence MTGSIHQRKAEHIDITLNEKVTGNEITTGLERVHFIHNALPEIDFNEISIESKFIGQMRPTPFMISSMTGGAAFAETINRNLALAAEEKGWILALGSMRALIESKEHRASFQVRQYAPSVPIIANLGAVQLNYGFGVDQCRQIIDITEADALVLHLNSLQEVIQPNGDLNFKDLLVKIEELTRTLRVPVGIKEVGWGIDGMTAKKLCDVGVSFVDVAGAGGTSWSQVEKYRSTDPVKQAAAETFSVWGIPTVDCVVSVREKIGEQSIVASGGMATGLDAAKTIALGADIVGFGRSILKEATQSPEDVIRVMETKELELRMAMFGIGASTLAELQASDRVRYER, from the coding sequence ATGACTGGTTCGATTCATCAACGGAAAGCGGAGCATATCGACATCACGCTCAATGAAAAAGTGACAGGGAACGAAATTACGACCGGATTGGAAAGAGTTCACTTCATTCATAACGCTTTACCTGAAATAGACTTTAATGAAATCTCCATTGAAAGCAAATTTATTGGCCAAATGCGTCCAACGCCTTTTATGATCAGTTCCATGACTGGAGGAGCCGCATTCGCCGAAACAATTAACCGTAATTTGGCGCTTGCCGCAGAAGAAAAGGGCTGGATATTAGCTTTAGGATCTATGCGAGCATTAATCGAGAGCAAAGAGCATCGGGCATCATTTCAAGTGAGACAATACGCGCCATCCGTTCCAATTATCGCCAATTTAGGCGCGGTTCAATTGAATTACGGGTTTGGCGTCGATCAATGCAGGCAAATTATTGATATAACGGAAGCAGATGCCTTGGTGTTACATTTGAACAGTCTCCAGGAAGTCATTCAGCCGAACGGAGATTTAAATTTCAAGGATTTATTAGTGAAAATCGAAGAATTAACGAGAACGTTGAGGGTTCCAGTAGGTATTAAGGAAGTCGGATGGGGAATCGACGGAATGACGGCCAAAAAGCTTTGTGATGTCGGCGTGTCTTTTGTAGACGTAGCTGGTGCTGGCGGTACATCATGGAGCCAAGTGGAAAAATACCGCTCGACAGACCCGGTTAAACAAGCCGCTGCCGAAACGTTCAGCGTTTGGGGCATCCCTACAGTTGATTGCGTCGTTTCAGTACGTGAAAAGATCGGTGAACAATCGATTGTCGCAAGTGGCGGCATGGCAACAGGTTTGGATGCTGCCAAAACGATCGCTTTAGGGGCTGATATTGTCGGTTTTGGGAGATCTATTCTGAAAGAAGCGACACAGTCTCCAGAAGATGTCATCAGAGTGATGGAAACGAAAGAACTGGAGTTGCGCATGGCAATGTTCGGCATAGGTGCATCTACGTTGGCTGAACTTCAAGCGAGCGATAGAGTACGATATGAGAGATGA
- a CDS encoding LAGLIDADG family homing endonuclease, which yields MARNPGMTDDKIIELYNSGLPYNKLREIIGLSDRAIRNVLTKHGVELNPIGRPRIHKVNEDFFKTWSPEMAWVLGLFITDGHVNKSVHSVYLSQNDEDLLRKVAKLMGASPTIAQGTGTRKTPMLIINSKIIKQDLERIGITPNKSYTVPFPDVPDIYLPAFVRGVIDGDGWVDREGYLMNITTASLEVAQGLQTVFTNWGLSSTIATITSSKGKPIYRVWIRGKDQLLRLSDILYTNCDGNYVENKMIRMTINKIPTHLRSKEEYLTDKGRIAFRTTISKSILMQLKNMAKEQEKPMNHILEDYFEQLLDKGTILYCKSDRPKDRIQYKTTYKKDLLHDIREFAKSNGLYINDVIEYSTGLGKYD from the coding sequence TTGGCTCGAAATCCGGGAATGACAGACGATAAGATCATTGAATTGTACAACAGCGGGTTGCCTTATAACAAACTACGTGAAATTATTGGGTTGTCAGATCGTGCAATCCGAAATGTATTGACTAAGCATGGGGTCGAATTAAATCCGATAGGACGTCCACGCATCCATAAAGTAAACGAGGACTTTTTCAAAACATGGTCTCCTGAGATGGCTTGGGTATTGGGATTATTCATCACAGATGGTCATGTGAACAAAAGTGTTCATTCTGTTTATTTATCTCAAAATGACGAAGATCTATTAAGGAAAGTAGCTAAGCTTATGGGTGCATCTCCGACGATTGCACAAGGAACCGGCACAAGAAAAACCCCAATGCTGATCATCAACTCGAAGATCATCAAGCAGGATCTCGAACGGATTGGCATCACACCGAACAAATCATATACAGTGCCTTTTCCTGACGTGCCTGATATATATTTACCTGCATTTGTCAGGGGGGTTATTGATGGAGATGGTTGGGTTGACCGAGAGGGCTATTTAATGAACATAACGACAGCAAGCCTCGAAGTTGCACAAGGTTTACAAACAGTTTTTACTAATTGGGGATTATCCTCAACCATTGCTACGATAACGAGTTCTAAAGGTAAACCTATATATAGAGTATGGATAAGGGGTAAAGACCAATTATTGCGTCTCTCAGATATTTTGTATACTAATTGTGATGGTAACTATGTTGAAAATAAAATGATTCGGATGACCATTAATAAAATACCTACTCATTTAAGAAGCAAAGAAGAATATCTCACCGATAAAGGCAGAATCGCATTTCGGACAACGATTAGTAAATCAATACTGATGCAGCTTAAAAATATGGCAAAGGAACAGGAAAAGCCTATGAACCATATTTTAGAGGATTATTTTGAACAACTATTAGATAAAGGTACGATTTTGTATTGTAAGAGTGATCGTCCAAAAGATCGTATCCAATATAAGACCACTTACAAAAAAGATTTATTACATGATATAAGAGAATTTGCGAAAAGTAATGGATTATATATCAATGATGTAATTGAATATAGTACAGGATTAGGGAAGTACGACTAA